Proteins from a single region of Primulina tabacum isolate GXHZ01 chromosome 5, ASM2559414v2, whole genome shotgun sequence:
- the LOC142547758 gene encoding protein IQ-DOMAIN 19-like has translation MTNDFRITQQRKRKRFTEKGDMGRTGKWLRNFLTGKKDRKEKDIKNGIDHQNFSVFNVNEQHPSTPLTIPQPTTPREKRRWSFRRSSATAPGRPDSNSLENIAFTPHVMDHHLEDDAKKHVLAVAVATAAAADAAVAAAKAAAAMIQLTAASSERVSSAVEEAAAVTIQSVFRSYLARKALNALKGLVKLQALVRGHLVRKQANATLRCMQALVNAQARARVRRMLFAEDSKNINQKQFNHRKSTQEYNFTNSSQDFDRGLEENIKIVEMDLGNYKPVAKPRNSYSSQPQTENRISIHRASSVKHDHQQISQSPSTLTDITPRTCSNHFEECSYCTAQSSPQCFNSAMSKPEHPTIPFSYARSEYADSLYNECPFYPNYMAYTESSKAKVRSHSAPKQRPIEPFEKPLSRRKPSLEGRNVPRAVRMQRSSSNLGSNAQNYHYPWSVKLDRSTVSLKDSECGSTSTVLTNTNYCRSLMGFDVQGARF, from the exons ATGACAAATGATTTCAGAATCACACAGCAAAGAAAGAG GAAAAGATTCACAGAGAAAGGAGATATGGGAAGAACTGGAAAATGGCTAAGAAATTTCTTGACAGGAAAGAAAGATAGGAAGGAAAAAGACATAAAAAATGGCATCGATCACCAGAATTTTTCGGTTTTCAACGTCAACGAGCAGCATCCCTCCACTCCCTTAACAATCCCGCAGCCCACAACGCCGAGGGAGAAGCGGCGGTGGAGCTTCCGCCGCTCCTCCGCCACCGCGCCGGGGCGGCCCGACTCGAACTCTCTGGAGAACATTGCGTTCACTCCTCATGTGATGGATCATCACTTGGAGGATGATGCTAAGAAGCATGTCTTGGCGGTGGCCGTGGCTACTGCGGCTGCCGCGGATGCGGCAGTGGCGGCGGCTAAGGCGGCCGCGGCCATGATTCAGCTGACCGCTGCCTCCTCCGAGAGGGTGAGCAGTGCAGTTGAGGAGGCTGCTGCCGTCACGATTCAGTCCGTTTTTCGCTCATATTTG gCAAGAAAAGCTCTAAATGCATTGAAAGGGTTAGTGAAGCTGCAGGCATTGGTTCGAGGGCATTTGGTCAGGAAACAGGCGAATGCAACGCTTCGGTGCATGCAGGCACTAGTCAATGCACAAGCTCGAGCTCGAGTTCGAAGAATGCTTTTCGCCGAAGATTCCAAAAACATCAACCAAAAGCAATTTAATCACAGAAAATCTACACAAGAGTACAACTTCACCAATTCATCTCAA GATTTTGACAGAGGGCTAGAAGAGAACATCAAGATTGTGGAAATGGATCTTGGCAACTACAAGCCAGTTGCAAAACCAAGAAACAGCTATTCGAGCCAACCGCAAACCGAAAACCGAATCTCCATTCACCGTGCATCATCGGTTAAACACGATCATCAACAGATTTCGCAATCGCCATCAACTTTAACTGATATAACCCCACGAACGTGCAGCAACCACTTTGAAGAATGCTCTTACTGCACGGCACAAAGCAGCCCTCAATGCTTCAACTCAGCCATGTCTAAACCTGAACACCCCACTATCCCATTTTCCTATGCCAGATCAGAATATGCAGATTCCCTTTACAATGAGTGTCCCTTTTACCCCAACTACATGGCCTACACCGAATCTTCCAAGGCTAAAGTGCGGTCACATAGCGCCCCCAAGCAACGGCCCATTGAGCCGTTCGAGAAGCCTTTGAGTAGGCGGAAGCCTTCACTGGAAGGGAGAAACGTTCCAAGGGCGGTTAGGATGCAACGATCATCGTCTAACCTCGGTTCAAATGCTCAGAATTATCACTATCCATGGTCTGTCAAGCTTGATAGATCAACAGTTTCACTCAAGGATAGCGAGTGCGGTTCTACTAGCACTGTGCTTACTAACACGAACTACTGCAGATCCCTCATGGGATTCGAC GTTCAAGGAGCAAGATTCTAG
- the LOC142547759 gene encoding protein XRI1-like isoform X1, which translates to MNFNNENEIWNWQDQYTCIEENSSIELPKCLLNGVSQNEQSLSYMFSDEATPLKACGDLAYQVADCEVTGKELEQCDEPSSQAKRRRMLQFKSEGLEAPFCSEAFLRSKETHDSLEDAMSKMSDWVAGFEECTSVSGSECLDPSSEGWIADCFNDVDMNFNIEDISASGTSDIQIDIRDICNSSPEYDANAVKKHTVHPRGNVVFRGRKSYMRTPPKLASSVVKPFAFIKPCGVHGDITLKDINQKIHPPQKLQQSNEDLSDSCLTSAFSGKPVVGRTKIHTEGGKGSITIMRTKG; encoded by the exons ATGAATTTTAACAACGAGAA TGAAATATGGAATTGGCAAGATCAGTATACGTGCATTGAAGAAAATAGCAGCATAG AATTACCAAAATGCTTGTTGAATGGTGTGAGCCAAAATGAACAAAGTCTCTCTTATATGTTTAGTGACGAAGCTACCCCTCTGAAGGCTTGCGGAGATTTAGCTTACCAAGTAGCTGATTGTG AAGTGACAGGGAAAGAATTAGAGCAATGCGATGAGCCTTCCTCTCAAGCAAAAAGGCGCCGGATGCTACAATTCAAATCTGAAGGTTTGGAGGCACCATTTTGCAGTGAGGCATTTTTAAGATCCAAG GAGACACATGATTCTCTCGAGGATGCAATGTCAAAGATGTCAGATTGGGTTGCTGGATTTGAAG AATGCACATCTGTATCCGGTAGCGAGTGTTTGGACCCATCATCTGAAGGCTGGATTGCCGATTGCTTTAACGACGTTGATATGAACTTCAACATCGAAGATAT CAGTGCATCTGGAACTTCTGATATTCAAATAGACATTAGAG ATATTTGCAACAGCTCTCCTGAGTATGATGCTAATGCTGTCAAAAAGCATACTGTTCACCCTCGTGGAAATGTTGTTTTCAGAG GTAGAAAATCATACATGCGTACACCTCCTAAACTAGCCTCTTCGGTAGTTAAACCATTTGCCTTCATAAAACCATGTGGTGTACACGGAGACATAACTCTGAAGGACATAAACCAGAAAATTCATCCTCCTCAAAAATTGCAGCAGAGTAATGAAGATCTTTCGGATTCTTGTCTGACATCAGCATTCTCCGGGAAACCTGTAGTTGGGAGAACTAAAATTCACACAGAAGGTGGAAAAGGGAGTATAACAATTATGAGAACAAAAGGATAG
- the LOC142547759 gene encoding protein XRI1-like isoform X3, with amino-acid sequence MNFNNENEIWNWQDQYTCIEENSSIELPKCLLNGVSQNEQSLSYMFSDEATPLKACGDLAYQVADCGKELEQCDEPSSQAKRRRMLQFKSEGLEAPFCSEAFLRSKETHDSLEDAMSKMSDWVAGFEECTSVSGSECLDPSSEGWIADCFNDVDMNFNIEDISASGTSDIQIDIRDICNSSPEYDANAVKKHTVHPRGNVVFRGRKSYMRTPPKLASSVVKPFAFIKPCGVHGDITLKDINQKIHPPQKLQQSNEDLSDSCLTSAFSGKPVVGRTKIHTEGGKGSITIMRTKG; translated from the exons ATGAATTTTAACAACGAGAA TGAAATATGGAATTGGCAAGATCAGTATACGTGCATTGAAGAAAATAGCAGCATAG AATTACCAAAATGCTTGTTGAATGGTGTGAGCCAAAATGAACAAAGTCTCTCTTATATGTTTAGTGACGAAGCTACCCCTCTGAAGGCTTGCGGAGATTTAGCTTACCAAGTAGCTGATTGTG GGAAAGAATTAGAGCAATGCGATGAGCCTTCCTCTCAAGCAAAAAGGCGCCGGATGCTACAATTCAAATCTGAAGGTTTGGAGGCACCATTTTGCAGTGAGGCATTTTTAAGATCCAAG GAGACACATGATTCTCTCGAGGATGCAATGTCAAAGATGTCAGATTGGGTTGCTGGATTTGAAG AATGCACATCTGTATCCGGTAGCGAGTGTTTGGACCCATCATCTGAAGGCTGGATTGCCGATTGCTTTAACGACGTTGATATGAACTTCAACATCGAAGATAT CAGTGCATCTGGAACTTCTGATATTCAAATAGACATTAGAG ATATTTGCAACAGCTCTCCTGAGTATGATGCTAATGCTGTCAAAAAGCATACTGTTCACCCTCGTGGAAATGTTGTTTTCAGAG GTAGAAAATCATACATGCGTACACCTCCTAAACTAGCCTCTTCGGTAGTTAAACCATTTGCCTTCATAAAACCATGTGGTGTACACGGAGACATAACTCTGAAGGACATAAACCAGAAAATTCATCCTCCTCAAAAATTGCAGCAGAGTAATGAAGATCTTTCGGATTCTTGTCTGACATCAGCATTCTCCGGGAAACCTGTAGTTGGGAGAACTAAAATTCACACAGAAGGTGGAAAAGGGAGTATAACAATTATGAGAACAAAAGGATAG
- the LOC142547757 gene encoding protein NETWORKED 1A-like, which yields METLSQSTSRRLYSWWWDSHISPKNSRWLQENLKDMDAKVKSMIKLIEEDADSFARRAEMYYKKRPELMKLVEEFYRAYRALAERYNHATGELRHAHRTIAKAFPDQVPFELFDDSPVKSSARERDPNTPETQHPLNSFPEIGDSLEDVLGLHMEGSEVEGRKKGLKQIYEMLGHNEAVAQSSKSDEVLELSNENLDLKDKVFHATERAGKAESEVQDLKKALTDIQAEKEDVLLQYQRCLGELSNLEEVLENAQKDSTRFDEKATKAELEVQTLKEALIQLEVEKNAGLIKQKMYLENISNLESKYSRFQEDVRGFDQRAIQAENEAQILKNEISKLELEMEGVYDRYKQCLKKISDLQNVISAAEAEARLLKIQAERAENEVSQLKKALADLNKEKEESTLRYKCCLEIIAKLEKDISSAKEDVKRLNNEVLIGTEKLKTAEEKSNLLQMSNQSLRAEADNLTRTIAVKDRELTEKQEELEKLQMNLQGENSRHAQMEATLENLQNLHTQSQDDQRKLAMELENRLLKIKDLESCKLGLEEEILKTGDENRCLNEINLSSNVNMENMQSEIVSLREMKERLEHEVSHQMSLSDSFQEEILRLKDEIKGSSRNYQALVKQVEETGLNLKSVTTSVKNLRDENLRLRRIFDEDRNQKEILSIKLDNMEELLKKKAFVESSLSDLNGKLEGSRLMVTELQESCQFLRDEKATLVAEKASLLSQLQAITENMRGLMEKNSVLEISLSATKVELEGLKEKSKGLEEICEMLKNERFNLLMERSTLVLKLENIERILKSLEKRFMGLEVKYADLEKEKEVMNGEMKELKVSLSVEKQERTISEFQSETRMARLENNIHLLQEENEWKKKEFEEELDKAMKAQFEIFILQKFVKDMEEKNNSLIFECQKHVEASKLAEKLISELESESLEQQVETELLMEEIESLRLGIYQVFKAIETVLGPSSSNNKVENEQIFVHNILENIEDMKRSIAKHEDDKQKLLVENSILVVLLKQLESMGTQIESKKMSMEHEFKVTAEKLVVVTKENDELQDANKLLKLNMNEGNQHVAILEAELGSLCAKQGDLHKLYNILQELYSQMNHENKYLLKKIADLQGEKSKMDQHNDTVLVEFLATVNQCDVLRSFGDQKIKEVKLLIEDLNRQHEFNDTLEKEKSTLREELELLKVEKLLLKDSGHRLEMAVQGLNEYNALMKQELLRGKEVLIRTEEKLVDTQMKFEASKNLNSSLSKMVDELQSDVQKSHQIQESFEKTVLLISEKNSSQEKEIESLRMVNKNLESELLVHRDKSSEFELWKAEAATFYIDLQVSSINEIFLKNKVHDLNGTCQDLENECSSKSMEIEEMKGNISLLENQIGVLKSQLFAYTPAVDLLRDDITFLENKALLQTKGESAYGQKAECLETTAHSGKIISGEFPEAQYSPVPEGILCLQSLQMRIKAVGKLMEQTNKPISRRRSNSDTNLEPAMGEIEESKPCHSLGRDKHEHTRKKGYAGNELSDTPKLQKIRTKTSDIRNGMLVKDIPLDQVKRGNVGASDQMLELWETAEDRNRGQTIGESLRLSFKMTQKDMVYDQFDYVNRNSQPPSTDSDMEKELGVDMLEVSTKMSELSREANSRRILERLSSDAQKLECLHTTVKSLIRKLETTQTSRNVKNVDFETVHDQLMEAEETVVHLVDLNGKLVETIQETRSPSGRTSPQLKEAARMRRKKVTEQARKGSESIGRLQLELQKIQYILLKLDEEKTNKGRNKFFHNKTIILRDFIYNRKKNSGKRKKNPFCGCLRPSSGRSQRSP from the exons ATGGAAACTTTATCACAGTCCACATCCAGGCGCTTATATTCTTGGTGGTGGGACAGCCATATAAGCCCCAAAAACTCGAGATGGCTTCAAGAAAATCTGAAAG ACATGGATGCCAAAGTCAAATCCATGATCAAGCTCATTGAAGAAGACGCCGATTCATTTGCGAGAAGGGCTGAAATGTACTACAAGAAAAGGCCGGAGTTGATGAAATTAGTGGAGGAGTTTTACCGAGCCTACCGTGCGTTAGCTGAAAGATATAATCACGCAACCGGGGAACTTCGCCATGCTCATCGAACAATTGCAAAGGCATTTCCTGACCAAGTACCGTTCGAACTTTTTGACGATTCACCTGTGAAATCTTCTGCACGTGAAAGAGATCCTAACACACCTGAAACACAACATCCCCTGAATTCATTTCCTGAAATTGGTGATTCACTCGAGGATGTATTGGGACTTCATATGGAAGGCTCAGAGGTGGAAGGGAGGAAAAAGGGTTTAAAGCAGATATATGAAATGCTCGGTCATAATGAAGCAGTGGCCCAGAGTTCAAAATCTGATGAAGTCCTTGAATTGTCAAATGAAAATTTGGATCTTAAAGATAAAGTCTTTCATGCAACTGAAAGAGCTGGAAAAGCCGAGAGCGAAGTTCAGGACTTGAAGAAAGCTCTTACTGATATTCAAGCCGAAAAAGAAGATGTCCTCCTCCAGTACCAACGGTGTCTCGGAGAGCTATCGAATTTGGAGGAAGTGCTCGAAAATGCGCAAAAGGATTCGACGAGGTTTGACGAGAAAGCCACCAAAGCCGAACTTGAAGTCCAGACATTGAAGGAAGCACTTATACAGTTAGAGGTGGAAAAAAATGCTGGTTTGATCAAACAGAAGATGTATTTGGAAAATATATCTAACCTGGAGTCAAAGTATTCTCGATTTCAAGAAGATGTGAGGGGATTTGACCAACGAGCAATTCAAGCAGAAAATGAAGCTCAAATTCTGAAAAATGAAATCTCAAAGTTGGAGCTTGAAATGGAAGGAGTTTATGATCGATACAAGCAGTGTCTTAAAAAAATATCAGATCTGCAGAACGTAATTTCTGCGGCCGAAGCTGAAGCCAGACTGCTCAAGATACaagcagaaagagctgaaaatGAAGTATCTCAGCTAAAGAAGGCTTTGGCTGATCTAAACAAGGAGAAGGAAGAATCGACTCTTCGGTACAAGTGCTGCTTGGAGATAATAGCCAAACTCGAGAAAGATATATCTAGTGCCAAAGAAGATGTTAAACGCCTTAATAACGAAGTCCTGATTGGAACTGAAAAACTCAAAACTGCTGAAGAGAAGTCTAATCTGTTGCAGATGTCTAACCAGTCACTGCGAGCCGAGGCAGATAATCTGACAAGGACGATAGCAGTAAAAGATCGAGAGCTTACTGAGAAGCAAGAGGAATTGGAGAAACTTCAGATGAATTTGCAAGGTGAAAACTCCAGACATGCCCAAATGGAAGCCACTCTCGAGaatttgcaaaatttgcatactCAATCtcaagatgatcagagaaagctTGCAATGGAGCTAGAAAACAGGCTGCTGAAGATAAAAGATCTAGAATCATGCAAACTTGGCTTGGAAGAGGAAATTCTGAAGACCGGCGATGAAAATCGTTGTTTGAACGAAATAAACCTGTCATCAAATGTTAATATGGAGAACATGCAAAGTGAGATTGTTAGCTTAAGGGAGATGAAGGAGAGGCTCGAACACGAAGTTTCACATCAAATGAGTCTGAGTGATTCTTTTCAGGAGGAAATTCTACGCTTGAAAGACGAGATCAAAGGCTCGAGTAGGAACTACCAGGCATTAGTTAAACAAGTGGAAGAAACAGGTCTGAACCTGAAAAGTGTCACGACATCGGTCAAGAACTTAAGGGATGAGAACTTGAGGCTAAGACGAATATTTGACGAGGACAGGAATCAAAAAGAAATTCTGTCAATAAAGCTAGATAACATGGAGGAActtttgaagaaaaaagcatTTGTAGAAAGCTCACTGTCAGATTTGAATGGCAAGCTGGAGGGCTCTCGTTTAATGGTGACAGAATTGCAAGAATCTTGCCAATTTCTCCGTGATGAAAAAGCCACACTTGTTGCTGAGAAAGCTTCTCTCTTGTCTCAGTTGCAGGCTATAACTGAGAACATGCGTGGTCTAATGGAAAAAAATTCTGTTCTTGAGATTTCTCTCTCAGCTACAAAAGTTGAACTTGAAGGTCTGAAGGAAAAATCTAAAGGTCTTGAAGAAATCTGTGAAATGCTGAAGAATGAAAGGTTTAATCTTTTGATGGAAAGGAGCACCCTGGTTTTGAAGTTGGAAAACATAGAGAGGATACTGAAAAGCCTCGAGAAAAGATTTATGGGGTTGGAAGTGAAATACGCTGATCTAGAGAAGGAGAAGGAAGTCATGAATGGAGAAATGAAAGAACTGAAGGTTTCATTGAGTGTCGAGAAGCAAGAACGAACAATCTCCGAGTTCCAAAGTGAGACAAGAATGGCTAGACTCGAAAACAATATTCATCTCCTGCAAGAAGAAAATGAATGGAAGAAGAAGGAATTTGAAGAGGAACTTGATAAAGCTATGAAAGCCCAGTTTGAGATATTCATATTGCAGAAGTTCGTAAAAGATATGGAAGAGAAAAATAACTCTCTGATTTTTGAGTGTCAAAAGCATGTTGAGGCATCAAAATTGGCGGAAAAGCTTATTTCTGAGCTGGAGAGTGAAAGTCTTGAGCAGCAAGTGGAAACTGAACTACTGATGGAAGAAATAGAAAGTCTAAGATTGGGTATATATCAAGTATTCAAGGCTATCGAAACTGTTCTTGGACCCTCTTCTTCCAATAACAAGGTTGAAAACGAGCAAATATTTGTGCACAATATTCTTGAAAACATCGAGGATATGAAACGTTCCATCGCTAAACACGAGGATGATAAGCAGAAACTTCTGGTTGAGAACTCAATTCTGGTTGTCCTTTTAAAGCAGTTGGAATCCATGGGGACACAAATCGAGTCGAAGAAAATGAGCATGGAGCATGAGTTCAAAGTCACAGCTGAGAAGCTTGTTGTGGTCACGAAAGAAAACGACGAACTCCAAGATGCTAACAAGCTATTGAAACTAAATATGAATGAGGGTAACCAACATGTGGCCATACTCGAGGCTGAATTGGGGAGCCTTTGTGCCAAACAGGGTGATTTGCATAAACTTTACAATATTTTGCAAGAACTGTACTCTCAAATGAATCACGAGAACAAATATTTGCTGAAGAAAATTGCTGATCTTCAGGGAGAGAAAAGTAAGATGGATCAGCATAATGATACGGTACTAGTTGAATTCTTAGCCACTGTCAATCAATGTGATGTTTTAAGGAGCTTTGGGGATCAGAAAATTAAAGAAGTGAAGTTACTCATTGAAGATCTGAACAGACAACACGAATTCAATGATACCCTTGAAAAAGAAAAGAGCACGTTGAGAGAGGAGCTTGAGTTGCTGAAGGTGGAAAAGTTGCTTCTCAAAGATTCTGGTCATAGGTTGGAGATGGCAGTGCAAGGATTAAACGAATATAATGCTCTGATGAAGCAGGAACTCTTACGAGGGAAGGAGGTTTTAATTCGAACAGAAGAAAAGCTCGTGGACACACAAATGAAATTTGAAGCTTCCAAAAATTTGAACTCGTCGTTGTCTAAAATGGTAGATGAGCTGCAGAGTGATGTTCAAAAGTCACATCAGATACAGGAAAGTTTTGAAAAGACCGTACTTCTGATTTCCGAGAAGAATTCATCTCAGGAAAAGGAAATTGAGAGTCTTCGTATGGTTAACAAAAACTTAGAGTCTGAACTTTTAGTTCACCGTGATAAGAGCAGCGAGTTTGAACTATGGAAGGCCGAGGCAGCAACATTTTATATTGATCTTCAAGtatcttctatcaatgaaatttttctgaaaaataaggTACACGATCTTAATGGAACATGTCAAGATCTTGAAAATGAATGTTCTTCTAAATCGATGGAGATTGAAGAGATGAAAGGGAACATTTCTTTGTTGGAGAATCAGATAGGCGTATTAAAGTCACAACTTTTTGCATATACTCCAGCTGTTGATTTGCTGAGAGATGATATCACATTCCTTGAGAATAAGGCACTTCTCCAAACCAAAGGTGAATCAGCCTACGGTCAAAAGGCAGAG TGTTTGGAAACTACTGCTCATTCTGGTAAAATTATATCTGGAGAATTTCCTGAAGCTCAGTATTCCCCAGTTCCTGAGGGAATATTATGTCTGCAAAGCCTGCAaatgagaattaaagcagttgGAAAGTTAATGGAACAGACAAACAAGCCCATCTCTAGGAGGAGATCTAACTCGGATACCAATCTTGAGCCAGCAATGGGCGAGATTGAGGAGTCAAAACCATGTCATAGCTTGGGCCGAGACAAACATGAGCACACAAGAAAGAAAGGGTATGCAGGAAATGAGCTTAGTGATACTCCCAAGTTGCAGAAAATACGAACCAAAACCTCTGACATTCGTAATGGGATGCTAGTGAAAGATATTCCTCTAGACCAAGTCAAGAGAGGTAATGTTGGAGCTTCAGATCAAATGCTCGAGCTGTGGGAGACGGCTGAGGATAGAAACAGAGGCCAAACAATTGGTGAATCTTTGAGGTTGTCATTCAAAATGACACAAAAGGATATGGTTTACGATCAGTTTGATTATGTAAATCGGAATTCCCAGCCTCCATCAACCGATTCAGACATGGAGAAAGAGCTAGGCGTGGATATGTTGGAGGTGTCAACGAAAATGAGTGAACTCAGTCGAGAAGCAAACAGCAGAAGGATTCTAGAGAGACTTTCCTCTGATGCACAGAAGCTGGAGTGTCTCCACACGACAGTTAAAAGCTTGATAAGGAAATTGGAGACTACTCAAACGAGTAGAAATGTAAAGAATGTTGATTTCGAAACTGTGCACGATCAACTAATGGAAGCTGAAGAAACCGTTGTACATCTGGTGGATTTGAACGGAAAACTTGTTGAGACTATACAAGAGACACGGTCTCCCAGCGGACGAACTTCCCCTCAGCTGAAAGAGGCTGCCAGAATGCGGAGAAAGAAAGTGACAGAACAGGCACGGAAAGGGTCAGAAAGTATTGGCAGGTTACAGCTCGAGCTTCAAAAAATTCAGTACATCTTGTTGAAATTGGATGAAGAGAAGACAAACAAAGGGAGAAACAAGTTCTTTCATAACAAAACGATTATTCTGAGGGATTTCATATACAACAGGAAGAAAAACAGCGGGAAGCGTAAGAAGAATCCGTTCTGTGGATGTCTAAGGCCATCATCTGGTAGGAGTCAAAGGAGCCCTTAA
- the LOC142547759 gene encoding protein XRI1-like isoform X2 yields the protein MNFNNENEIWNWQDQYTCIEENSSIELPKCLLNGVSQNEQSLSYMFSDEATPLKACGDLAYQVADCEVTGKELEQCDEPSSQAKRRRMLQFKSEGLEAPFCSEAFLRSKETHDSLEDAMSKMSDWVAGFEECTSVSGSECLDPSSEGWIADCFNDVDMNFNIEDIASGTSDIQIDIRDICNSSPEYDANAVKKHTVHPRGNVVFRGRKSYMRTPPKLASSVVKPFAFIKPCGVHGDITLKDINQKIHPPQKLQQSNEDLSDSCLTSAFSGKPVVGRTKIHTEGGKGSITIMRTKG from the exons ATGAATTTTAACAACGAGAA TGAAATATGGAATTGGCAAGATCAGTATACGTGCATTGAAGAAAATAGCAGCATAG AATTACCAAAATGCTTGTTGAATGGTGTGAGCCAAAATGAACAAAGTCTCTCTTATATGTTTAGTGACGAAGCTACCCCTCTGAAGGCTTGCGGAGATTTAGCTTACCAAGTAGCTGATTGTG AAGTGACAGGGAAAGAATTAGAGCAATGCGATGAGCCTTCCTCTCAAGCAAAAAGGCGCCGGATGCTACAATTCAAATCTGAAGGTTTGGAGGCACCATTTTGCAGTGAGGCATTTTTAAGATCCAAG GAGACACATGATTCTCTCGAGGATGCAATGTCAAAGATGTCAGATTGGGTTGCTGGATTTGAAG AATGCACATCTGTATCCGGTAGCGAGTGTTTGGACCCATCATCTGAAGGCTGGATTGCCGATTGCTTTAACGACGTTGATATGAACTTCAACATCGAAGATAT TGCATCTGGAACTTCTGATATTCAAATAGACATTAGAG ATATTTGCAACAGCTCTCCTGAGTATGATGCTAATGCTGTCAAAAAGCATACTGTTCACCCTCGTGGAAATGTTGTTTTCAGAG GTAGAAAATCATACATGCGTACACCTCCTAAACTAGCCTCTTCGGTAGTTAAACCATTTGCCTTCATAAAACCATGTGGTGTACACGGAGACATAACTCTGAAGGACATAAACCAGAAAATTCATCCTCCTCAAAAATTGCAGCAGAGTAATGAAGATCTTTCGGATTCTTGTCTGACATCAGCATTCTCCGGGAAACCTGTAGTTGGGAGAACTAAAATTCACACAGAAGGTGGAAAAGGGAGTATAACAATTATGAGAACAAAAGGATAG